The Buteo buteo chromosome 1, bButBut1.hap1.1, whole genome shotgun sequence sequence TGTGTTATTCTTTCCCAATTTGCAAATCAGTTATTAGTATTCTGCAATAGTTCGGGGTTTCGGGACTTCAGAAGACATCATGCTGTCCAGCCATGCCCTGTGCAGGACTGCTGGAGAGACTCTTTGAGTGTGGAGATGTTTGTTGTTGGTGTTCCCCTTCCCATTGTGGCTAGGAGAGTCATCTTTACTTTCAAGACAAtggatctgttttcttttatgaagGTATTTGGATCCTAAAGCTAATTTTCCTAAAgacagaaaggggaagagaTTGTGGATGTATAGTCTGTTTTGGAGATATTTGTTGTGGGATAGAAATAGTGATAACATTGTTTTGTTCCAAGAAATCCATGTTTCTTCCCCACTCCAGTCACAAACCCTGAAAACCCAAGTTCGTTCTCGGCCAAATTCAGCCCTAAATAAGTCTGTATTTTTCACCTACCCTACTTGAGGACACCAGTGTTACCAGGAAACATTACTTGAGAAAGGGAATCTGAAAAGTTCTTggttctgtttttaaagtgcCAGGGAGTAGACATGTGAGTAGATTTCGTAAGGAATGTCTTCATGCAGAGAAGATGAAGTTCAGCTGATCCTCAGCTTCCTCTGACTCTTCATAATGTTCTGCTTATTTTGTTTAGGGCTTTTGAAACTAGGTCCTGTGTTTGTATTCTTTAGTCTGTTGTTGGTACGAGTAGATACTGTAATCAGAAAATCTGGCTAGAAAGATTACCAGCTTTATGTTACACTGAGGTATTCATACCTTTGGGATTGCAGACCCTTCTGAGTACAGTTATCTTGTTTACACCTCTACAGATTTCTGTTTCTAGCTATAGAtttcttatttgtttatttttctttttgcgtTAGAGGCTATGAACATTAAGTTGTGATAGAAGTGTGGGTAATGTTAAGTATTGAAATATGGTGCATCTTTCTATTGCTAATTTATTAtggccatttttctttcttttaaatttaacattAAGATTTGCAGTTGACAGAATAATTGATGTTGCTTTTataaagtaactttttatttccagaaaaaacccagatgTCGTGTCACTTTACTAGAAGAACAAAGGCAGAACTAGCCTGTGTTTTGATGACTTTAAACTTTCTCAGGTTAACCATGGAGTACATTAGAAATAGCAGGTTGTGTATTTTGTTACGCTGCAGTATCTTTGGTGTGGCCTGTTAATTCAACAGAAGAGATGTGTTTGTGTTGGTAAGGGAGCAAAAGTTATACTTGAAGCTAAGGGATTTAATTTAAATGGTGTTTCATAATGACACAATTGTGCAGAACATGTGCCTAGAGGCATCAAAACTGTTGAGATGCAAATCAAGCAGGTTTTTGCCAAGTGGCTCTGAACCTGTTTTCACCTTCCCAGTTTGTTGCAGCATGCATATCCTCTATTTTTATTATAAGTTAAAGAAGAACCTTGCTTGTAATAGaaatatgtacacacacaaacagtATTGAGAAGTTTGTATAacatgaagggaaaaagaaatgcaaacccGTTTGTGTTTTCATATCTTCTGTTCTGTCTCACTGAAGGAATTTCTGTCTCTGGACACGGAGGAGAAAAGGCTGTAGCTAACGTATGTCCCAGAGTAGCAGTTCCTACAACATGGTTATCATTTGTAATAAAGCATCTAGGGTACCCTTTCTCCATCTATTAGTGTCTTGCAAAAACTAATAAAACTATTGATGTAACTGTTATATTCATTTCACTGATTGGGAAAAGGAGGGACAGGATTTCCCAAAGCTATTATAAAGAACCTTGTGTTCTTCCTTTAGCTCCTAGCCCAGTGCTTGGGATAGATATGtattgtttctctctcttctggctCTTGGGTTGCAGCCTGTCTAACtatttcttcttgaaaacaGAGCATTTTGGTTTCAGactctccctttctcttccagGTGTTATTTTTGCACCTTACGGCCCTGTCTGGAAGCAACAGAGGAAATTCTCTCTCTCAACACTGCGTCATTTTGGAGTAGGAAGACACAGCTTAGAGCCTAAAATCATTGAGGAGCTAAAGTTTATAAAGGAGGAAATGCTGAAGCATGGAAAGGATTCATTTAATCCCTTTCCAATCATTCGCAATGCAGTGTCCAATGTTATCTGTTCCATGGCCCTTGGCAGGCGTTTTAACTATGAAGATGTTGAGTTCAAGACAATGCTGAAGAACATGGCCCGTGCACTAGAGCTAAGCGTGAACAGCTATATGATCCTGGTCAATATCTGCCCTTGGCTGTACTACCTTCCCTTCGGGCCTTTCCGAGAActtaggaaaacagaattagATATTActacttttctaaagaaaataattgcacaGCACAGGGATACACTGGATGCAGCAAATCCCAGAGACTTCATTGATATGTACTTCATTCATGcggaagaagaaaagaacaacaaGGAGAGCAGTTTTAATGAAGACTACCTATTTTTTATCATTGGTGACCTCTTCATCGCAGGCACAGACACTACTTCCAATACATTACTGTGGTGCCTGCTCTACATGTCTCTCTACCCAGAAGTACAAGGTAAGACTATTTTTATTCTAGGTGTTTTATTCCAGCTCTAGATGGAtattcagaaacagaagcaaacagcAACATTAGAGAAGTCATTTGGAGTGCAAATACTACATGTGTATGTGTAATTTGAAACGTTGATATGTAATTAGACATCCTCTGTCCTGCTCTGCTATGATGATCTCTAGGTTAGTGCTATATTAACTATCTAAATGGCCCTTTAGTCTatgaatttcttctgttttgggaCAACTTTATCTTTGCCTAGCAATTCGAGGGAACCTTAGCATGTTTCATAAGCTTTGGCAATTGTGGCATTCCAAGCCTATAGTAGTGATACAGGCTATGTGATATGCGCAGTGGTAAGGTCTGCTTTTATGTCTCCCTGAGCAGGGAGGTTATTGAGCCTGGCGGCAGAGTCTGGGGAAATAAACACTACCCACTGTAGAGGAAGATCAAATTAGAGACAGCTTAAGCAAATTGGACTTACACAAGTCCACAGCGCCAGCTGGTCAATGTCATTGAAAGGCCTCTCCCCATCAGTCTTGAATGGTCATGGCAGTTGGGTAGGTTGCTGATGATGCGGGGGGGGGAAAGACACATGGAGCACGTGGCTgcagaggagaggcagaaggaaCTGGGCTTGTTCAGTGTTAGGGAAAGATGACCGAAGTGAGACCTTATGCTGTCTACAACTGCCTGATCAGAAGATGCTGAGATGGAGGCATTCTCCTCTGAGGTGTGcagtggagggaagagagacaGCAGAGACAGTGTACAAGAAAATTCCAATcagatactaggaaaaaaaattgctctatGAAGATAGCAAGGAGTGCAACAGATTGCCCTGAGAGTTAACAAGAATCTCCAACTTTGGAAGTATTCAAAACTCAGTGGGGTATGACCCTGAGTAGTCTGATCTACCCTCAGAGTTGAATCTAACTTGGAAGATGACTTTGCTTTGAGTAAGGGTTTAGATCAGATGGCCTCCAGAGGTTCATTGCAACCCAAATTAATTGATGGTGCTATGAACTGGTTACTGTTTGTGACAGAGTTCTAGAGAATTACTTGTAGATTTTTGTGGATATGTAAAATACCAGTGATGTTGGAAAGGTTACAATATTAAAATAGTACTTGCTAGAGTTGTATTTCAGGACTTCTTAGGATAAATTTCCAGTGCCAaagacttaaaattaattttggttaattattttttcatactgaGTCTTGTTATAGTACATGTGGACACAAAGCCAGCATTTTCTTTAGAACTGTTCAGCAAATTTAGATGgttgaatttaagaaaaataaagaaattgatttattaatttattagcAGCTTCTCCTAAAGTCCTACACAGCAGCTGATTTCCACTAGAAAAATTGTCGGGCATATGCGGACTGCAAGCCTTGTCAGGGTGGACAGATTCTACTTAGGTAATTCTACCTCAGTTTATAGTAGTGAAGCATTTCCCGAAGAGACCACTACTTGGCCCAGACTTCTTGATAACCTGGAGTGAAGAAGGGTAAACCTCAAGTTATCTAAGAACAATATAAACCTGGAATACTTTTATCAAATATTTGAGATTTTGCGGTTTTcatgtgctgcagctgctttgcaaatAAGTAAATAGATACTTGTTTACAGCACCTCTCTGTCTGGAATGATCTCTTTAAATAGGTCAAGATCATAGTTTGTTGCACAGTCAACCAAATTGTTGAGCAAAGATTGCAAAATAGGGCATCAGTTCAGTGTATGGGAGAGAGAGTCCACTGGggacaaatgtaaaataaaattcttattgTTCTCTTTTTAATGGTTGTATGTTATCAGTGCCTGACTTGATACACAGTTACATGAATTAGATACGTTCTGAACTACACAAATGAGATCTAGaagagttttgtgtttgttttttttttttaacccctttCCCTACTGTCTGGTACTGCACAAGTGTGCGCTagtcagttttctttcttctgctgatcTCTAATAGTTGTATTGCCTCTTTCTGATTTCCCTTTTCCTTATGCTGTGGCTGTTGTCAAGCAATATGAATAAGCTCAGTAGTCCAGAGTGTATCACTCAGCTATGTAATATAATTCTCTTAATTCTAGTATCCCATTTCATATGGATTGCTTGGGAGTCATGTAtaggcctctttttttttttttcctggtaataTACTTCTCTTATCCCCTAAAGGAAATACCTGAATTGCATAACTTTTAGCAGTAGCAAATGTTACAGACACTTTCTGGAAAGGCAAATGAAGGGCtatcaggggaaaaaatcagaaagaatgTATTTGTCTGTGGAAgccagttttgctttttacatggagaaggagaaaggtggGTGTGTGCATGCGTGCATATAGGGAGGCAGTGGGGAGTATTTGGTTTGGTCTGTTCCCTGACTTGGTTTTGGTCCTTGACTTCTGAAGATCTGTGAGatttttaaacatatgaaaTGTAGTGGAGCAGTTCAAATAACATGCTGTTAGTGGAGAACTCTTGAAGTCTACATTTTTGCAGTTGGTAATGTGAGCAGCAATTTGGCTGCTTTCTGTATAGTTCCACATATTTTTACAGACTCCAAAGAAATGTTGTCCCGGATAAAATGCTGGTGTGACATTTGGAATGAGACAGtctcctgaattttttttttttttaaatattgaaaacttTACTCGTTTAAACTACTGTGGACATGCATGCCTGAATACAGGGCTATAatgtgtcattaaaaaaaaagtagcaaaaccCCACAAAGCAGGTACTCATGAGCCACACCATTAGCAAATCTCTTGCTGTTGAGGTAATTTTTACTGTGTTCCTCATGTGAGAACTTGTTTTCCTAGCAAACCCAGTAGGTGGCAGCAACTGATCGTTGAACACTGTACGATAGTTCTGAatgcttctctgaaaacagaattttttttgcattgagCTTTTATTTAGTCTTGAATCAGCGCTaagaagagaagagagcaaAACCTCAGAGTATCAGCAGTGTGGGTTCTGAATcttggaaaaagcaagcaggacAACCACAAAATATTCAGGGTATCAAgggtaaaaaatgaaaacttttattatttttgattaaaagttaattttgagGTCTCCTCTTTCAAGATTGTCTTTTGCTGTGTAGCCAGATGCCAAGTTCTCTGGAAGAAAAGGTGCATCATCCTGTACATGGGTGAAGCAAATCTTGGAAGCTTAAATGAAGAGAATTACTTCTACGCCGAGATGAAAGGggcaaacaaatattttgacaCTTTGTGTTTCACATGAATGAGAGGGGAGATAAGCTTGttaacttctgtttttcctttgcagaagggctgttggggggggggaaagagcatctgctgctgcctttcaggGGAACTGGGAAATAGCTGAGTTTAGGTTCTGTGGATAGAAAGTAGGAAACAGCAAGAACAAGTTAAATGGCTTCAACGCTTGCAGTAACAGCACCAGAATTCCTCCTCCAGAATGAAATATCTAAAGCAGCTGCATGAAAAGCTTTCCCATCTCTTCACCACCTTTCCCAGTTCTGAGAAATGGATCTCCCCAGGGACAGAGGCCAGCTTGGGCACTCACTGCATGCGGtctctttttgttcattttttttaacgCAGGCCAGAAGCTTGATGTTTTCACCATTCAAACTACTGTATAGTTAAACTCTTACACTAAGATTATGAATACATTTGGGACTGGAATAGAACTTTTCCTGTACTTTTCCAATACAAAAGTGCTAGCAATGTCTGTCATCCCAGTAGCTTTACTCTTGACAGTTGTCAAGATTGCACTTGGTGGTTTTGGTCTTAATTGAGTCCATTCTTAAAGGTCATAGTTATTTCAGCTAGGGATCACATGTCTTGTAGTCATTTTTGACAAATCTATGTGAACAATgaagcacagggaaaagaaattgagaTGATGTCTTCTCACAtattgtgtatatttttttaaatttttttatttttctcactccCTTTGAATAGAGAAGGTTCATGCAGAAATTGAAGCAGTTCTAGGACGTGACAAAGTTCCCTCTCTTACCCACAAGGCTCAAATGCCCTTCACAGAGGCAACCATTATGGAAGTGCAGAGGATGACTGCGGTTGTTCCCCTTTCTATCCCTCGAATGGCCTCAGAAACTGCTGGTAAGCATTTGTAGAGACTTGTTAATACAACATTTCTTTTGTGGATGAAGATCCAATGGGACATCTAGTGAGAACTGACAAAGACCTCATTTATCTATTAGACATGTAACCCAAGTACGTAAAATGCCATTTATAGAGAGTAGGTGGCCTCTGTTTATGCAGCATGTCTGACCTAACATCCAGAAGTTTTCTCACTTAGAGCAGTTTCTTTTCTGGGGGTCAGCTTGTGTTGACTGATGTGCTTAGCGGTAGTTGGCAGCTGAGACTCCACCTTTGTATCTGAAACAGCAGAGTTGCTTTCGGCCATCTGACACAGAGGTCTGAAAACACCAATTCGGAACAACTGGTTTGCTAAAGCTTGAAAGGCTTATACCATTGAGCTCCGCATCTACAGAGAACAATAATAAAATCCTTTTCCAAGTCATCTTGTTGGCTATATGTTTTCATAAAGATAGCTGAACACTGGCTAAAGTGAGTGGGAGGTAGCAATACTTGGCTTTCAAGCCCAGTACTGAATTGATCtgccttttaaatgttttggctTGCAGGATAGTGAGGTGCAACAAGCTGAAATGAGACTAGTCACTTCAAAACCCTTTTGTGATAACAGTTCAACACCCGTCGCTCTTCCTTACCTCCACCTTCCTGTGCTGTCACAGAGCCCCACCACAGTGAACAGGAGGAAACAGGGTCACAGCACTTCTATGCAGCAGAGTTAATTTCTAATgattgctgctgccttttctctgcAGGAAACTGTTGGTGTAATTTGATGTCTTTCCAGCTGCTCTGGCCTGCATGATTCTGACCCAGGCAGGCTAGCAGAGATCACCTTTGCCTTAAGCTCCTGCTACATTTGCAGCCCACAGCTAGGCATCTGTATCATTTTTGTGATGTCTTCTAGTCATCTTTTTAGTAAGTCTAAGTCTCCTATGTTTACTTCTAGCAACTTGTCAGATCCTCTGtctctgtgcttttgtttgAAGTGCTGCAGGGTTATACTATTCCTAAGGGCAGCGTGATCGTGCCCAACTTGTGGTCAGTACACAGAGATCCTAACATTTGGGAGAAACCAGATGAATTTCAACCATCAAGATTTCTGGACGAAAATGGCCAGCTAATTAAGAAAGAGGCATTCATTCCTTTTGGAATGGGTAAGATATCCACATGCAGTCAGTAGCTggttgggggtggtggtggttcaAGCGTAGGGCCTTGGAGGTGTTGAGATCTGAAATTTGTGCATAGGATCAGCTACAGAACTTGTTTT is a genomic window containing:
- the CYP2U1 gene encoding cytochrome P450 2U1 isoform X3, which gives rise to MAAAAAGMAAWTWLLRAPTATELLLAALCWLGCYWLLRRPRAPPGLPPGPAPWPLVGNFAFALLPPPLLRRWAVEVRGGGRGSPAFSPHVFLTGLTKMYGSVFRIFVGSRPFIVLNTFEAVREALVQKAEAFSDRPSVPIVLMITHKKGVIFAPYGPVWKQQRKFSLSTLRHFGVGRHSLEPKIIEELKFIKEEMLKHGKDSFNPFPIIRNAVSNVICSMALGRRFNYEDVEFKTMLKNMARALELSVNSYMILVNICPWLYYLPFGPFRELRKTELDITTFLKKIIAQHRDTLDAANPRDFIDMYFIHAEEEKNNKESSFNEDYLFFIIGDLFIAGTDTTSNTLLWCLLYMSLYPEVQEKVHAEIEAVLGRDKVPSLTHKAQMPFTEATIMEVQRMTAVVPLSIPRMASETADSREDTICIIP
- the CYP2U1 gene encoding cytochrome P450 2U1 isoform X2; the encoded protein is MAAAAAGMAAWTWLLRAPTATELLLAALCWLGCYWLLRRPRAPPGLPPGPAPWPLVGNFAFALLPPPLLRRWAVEVRGGGRGSPAFSPHVFLTGLTKMYGSVFRIFVGSRPFIVLNTFEAVREALVQKAEAFSDRPSVPIVLMITHKKGVIFAPYGPVWKQQRKFSLSTLRHFGVGRHSLEPKIIEELKFIKEEMLKHGKDSFNPFPIIRNAVSNVICSMALGRRFNYEDVEFKTMLKNMARALELSVNSYMILVNICPWLYYLPFGPFRELRKTELDITTFLKKIIAQHRDTLDAANPRDFIDMYFIHAEEEKNNKESSFNEDYLFFIIGDLFIAGTDTTSNTLLWCLLYMSLYPEVQEKVHAEIEAVLGRDKVPSLTHKAQMPFTEATIMEVQRMTAVVPLSIPRMASETAVLQGYTIPKGSVIVPNLWSVHRDPNIWEKPDEFQPSRFLDENGQLIKKEAFIPFGMGKRVCMGEQLAKMELFLIFASLMQSFTFLYPENAAKPSMEGRFGLTLAPCPFNIIALKR
- the CYP2U1 gene encoding cytochrome P450 2U1 isoform X1 — its product is MAAAAAGMAAWTWLLRAPTATELLLAALCWLGCYWLLRRPRAPPGLPPGPAPWPLVGNFAFALLPPPLLRRWAVEVRGGGRGSPAFSPHVFLTGLTKMYGSVFRIFVGSRPFIVLNTFEAVREALVQKAEAFSDRPSVPIVLMITHKKGVIFAPYGPVWKQQRKFSLSTLRHFGVGRHSLEPKIIEELKFIKEEMLKHGKDSFNPFPIIRNAVSNVICSMALGRRFNYEDVEFKTMLKNMARALELSVNSYMILVNICPWLYYLPFGPFRELRKTELDITTFLKKIIAQHRDTLDAANPRDFIDMYFIHAEEEKNNKESSFNEDYLFFIIGDLFIAGTDTTSNTLLWCLLYMSLYPEVQEKVHAEIEAVLGRDKVPSLTHKAQMPFTEATIMEVQRMTAVVPLSIPRMASETAVLQGYTIPKGSVIVPNLWSVHRDPNIWEKPDEFQPSRFLDENGQLIKKEAFIPFGMGKRVCMGEQLAKMELFLIFASLMQSFTFLYPENAAKPSMEGRFQRRHNLHNPLVCGIVYICARFACWV